In Chromobacterium rhizoryzae, one genomic interval encodes:
- a CDS encoding DUF3304 domain-containing protein — MSQVNQRPAPAMVQLRTEPFPDNGLLPLNYRQRLNNEQLKEHDLSDEKYRRRKAATEGGRVYASPTCTKSLAISLFFDSTNNHEDSDSQAKPRSTSNIARLPHAVFATETHGRTWTTPTKPAPCFSLCFRAYQLVPFPLTARKELTMSEFATWRSSQASLALLAFAVLLPAQAMGNKPSTEMVPAGVEGYNHTSAAINRFSVNRAGGHNIGPFNNGGGSQSCCASLPRQWRPGLMATVEWEKDPNPNSPIKRDRNGQILPSEAIRIRSEFTQHRAVVEIPRYDEPCAIQVHFLPCDQVRATATCHKPSSPNFPHKDWYQIKEPKTCPK, encoded by the coding sequence ATGTCCCAAGTAAATCAGCGTCCCGCGCCGGCAATGGTACAACTGCGCACCGAGCCCTTCCCCGACAACGGCCTGCTGCCGCTCAATTACCGGCAGCGGCTAAACAATGAGCAGTTGAAGGAGCACGACCTCAGCGACGAGAAATACCGCCGCCGCAAGGCCGCCACCGAGGGCGGACGGGTCTATGCCTCGCCCACCTGCACCAAGAGCCTGGCTATTTCACTGTTCTTCGACAGCACCAATAATCACGAGGACTCCGATAGCCAGGCCAAGCCGCGCTCTACCTCCAATATCGCCCGGCTGCCCCATGCCGTTTTTGCCACGGAAACACACGGAAGGACATGGACAACCCCCACAAAGCCCGCACCGTGTTTTTCCCTGTGTTTCCGTGCTTACCAGCTTGTGCCGTTTCCCCTCACTGCAAGAAAGGAGTTGACCATGTCTGAGTTCGCCACCTGGCGGTCCTCCCAAGCCAGCCTGGCCCTGCTGGCCTTCGCCGTTCTGCTGCCGGCCCAGGCCATGGGCAATAAGCCGTCCACCGAAATGGTTCCCGCCGGCGTCGAGGGCTATAACCACACCTCCGCCGCCATCAACCGCTTCAGCGTCAACCGCGCCGGCGGGCACAACATTGGTCCGTTCAACAACGGTGGCGGCTCACAATCCTGCTGTGCCTCGCTGCCGCGCCAGTGGCGGCCGGGCCTGATGGCCACCGTCGAATGGGAAAAAGACCCCAATCCCAATTCACCGATTAAGCGGGATAGAAATGGGCAGATCCTCCCATCAGAAGCGATACGCATCCGTTCGGAATTCACCCAACACCGCGCCGTCGTTGAAATCCCGCGCTACGACGAACCCTGTGCAATTCAAGTCCACTTCCTGCCCTGCGATCAGGTTCGCGCCACGGCCACCTGCCACAAGCCCAGCAGCCCTAATTTCCCCCATAAGGATTGGTACCAAATCAAGGAACCCAAGACATGCCCCAAGTAG
- a CDS encoding DUF3304 domain-containing protein, translating into MSEFATWRSSQASLALLTFAMLLPAQAMGTNPATEMVPAGVEGYNHTSAAINRFSVNRAGGHNIGPFNSYGGSQSCCASLPRQWRPGLMATVEWEKDPNPNSPIKRDKNGQILPSEAIRIRSEFTQHRAVVEIPRYEKSCGVQVHFLPCDEVRVVSSCRTPDHPDYPYKAFYQVKEPKTCPK; encoded by the coding sequence ATGTCTGAGTTCGCCACCTGGCGGTCCTCCCAAGCCAGCCTGGCCCTGCTGACCTTCGCCATGCTGTTGCCGGCCCAGGCCATGGGCACCAACCCGGCCACGGAGATGGTCCCCGCCGGCGTCGAGGGCTACAACCACACCTCGGCCGCCATCAACCGCTTCAGCGTCAACCGCGCGGGCGGGCACAACATCGGCCCGTTCAATAGTTATGGAGGCTCACAATCCTGCTGCGCCTCGCTGCCGCGCCAGTGGCGGCCCGGACTGATGGCCACCGTCGAGTGGGAAAAAGACCCCAATCCCAATTCACCGATTAAGCGGGATAAAAATGGGCAGATCCTCCCATCAGAAGCGATACGCATCCGTTCGGAATTCACCCAACACCGCGCCGTCGTCGAAATCCCCCGCTATGAGAAATCCTGCGGCGTGCAAGTCCACTTCCTGCCCTGTGATGAGGTGCGCGTGGTCAGTTCCTGCCGTACTCCAGATCATCCAGACTACCCCTACAAGGCGTTCTACCAGGTCAAGGAACCCAAGACATGTCCCAAATAG
- a CDS encoding T6SS phospholipase effector Tle1-like catalytic domain-containing protein, with product MSQIDQRPAPEAVHLRAEPFPDNGLLPLNYRQRLNNEQLKERDLSDEKYRRRKAAAEGGPVYASPTCTKSLTISLFFDGTNNHEESDSQAKPRSTSNIARLFHATLGSGNGGSAQPDPKLAEKGLYRYYIPGVGTRFPEIGELKPMSSGLIFANGGEDRINWGLTRIIDALLINYTQNRLDDNVAKELVIQRMRNPVSQPDGYVQRADALRPQLEALAEARYAKPRPTVLGIRLFVYGFSRGAAEARVFARWLEALTRPEDALPDAVEVQHRLIGIPISIRFMGLFDTVATVGLANSLPMADGHMAWAGDSQLRLSDNPLFLEQCQHFVAAHEQRASFPLDSIRRRDDPKQANGPSRYRAGCVETLYPGMHSDVGGGYPPGEQGKSVDSIDPENSRQLLSQIPLHDMYRAAFEAGAPLQVPEIALAENERLDKCWLVMERDTQLEFMVAPEVITRFNAWLEQAQAGGLEDVLRGQIAWITGWRIHRWIAGSRCIYEYEHDQARQDYFKRCDGKDQPKPLRQALEREHGRQLQEDLARRDNKPPPTLSPEQQEQRDKDLTLIAAAQQRVNIDKGFEPVIDQQQLEHGAKDFRKDYVPEWQLSGDPSSVIDGVLDLLLGGTVYLLNSDDEAAEYASIREGGQAKEKTLFGQRELRDLVLLYDEHIHDSRAWFMYSSWIGSREPWTDYFRYRTVFYDDESNKPLSPLMIAGRVVGLAVTLGSVGFAIKRKDPRYLLGVMLPSLGLPVLSGRGWPQWPAGALPELKFTDPQSGAALPMAELDPALRAFSQRPAAAEAALRAAWRAEPRLPEFGAEPWQPTPLMLRAWEARKQDMAELEAWRALTPPHPNDPDAPPLPPRPWSW from the coding sequence ATGTCCCAAATAGATCAGCGTCCCGCCCCCGAAGCCGTCCACCTCCGTGCCGAGCCCTTCCCCGACAACGGCCTGTTGCCGCTCAATTACCGGCAGCGGCTGAACAATGAGCAGTTGAAGGAGCGCGACCTCAGCGACGAGAAATACCGCCGCCGCAAGGCCGCCGCCGAGGGCGGGCCGGTCTACGCCTCGCCCACCTGCACCAAGAGCCTGACCATCTCGCTGTTCTTCGACGGCACCAATAACCATGAGGAGTCCGATAGCCAGGCCAAGCCGCGTTCTACCTCCAATATCGCCCGGTTATTCCACGCCACCCTGGGCAGCGGCAACGGCGGCAGCGCCCAGCCCGATCCTAAGCTGGCTGAAAAAGGACTTTACCGCTACTACATCCCCGGCGTTGGCACCCGCTTCCCCGAGATCGGCGAGCTGAAGCCGATGAGCAGCGGCCTGATCTTCGCCAATGGCGGCGAGGACCGCATCAACTGGGGGCTGACCCGCATCATTGATGCTTTGCTGATCAACTACACCCAAAACCGCCTAGACGATAATGTCGCCAAGGAACTGGTGATCCAGCGCATGCGCAATCCGGTGTCGCAGCCGGACGGCTATGTCCAGCGCGCCGACGCGCTGCGCCCGCAGCTGGAGGCGCTGGCCGAGGCCCGCTACGCCAAACCCCGACCCACGGTGCTAGGCATCCGCCTGTTCGTCTACGGCTTCTCCCGCGGCGCCGCCGAAGCCAGGGTGTTCGCCCGCTGGCTGGAGGCGCTGACCCGGCCCGAGGACGCGCTGCCTGACGCGGTGGAGGTCCAGCACCGCCTGATCGGCATCCCGATCTCCATCCGCTTTATGGGCCTGTTCGATACCGTCGCCACCGTCGGCCTGGCCAATAGCCTGCCGATGGCCGACGGCCACATGGCCTGGGCCGGCGACAGCCAGTTGCGCTTGTCCGATAACCCCCTGTTCCTGGAGCAGTGCCAGCACTTCGTCGCCGCCCATGAGCAGCGCGCCAGCTTTCCATTGGACAGCATCCGCCGCCGCGACGACCCCAAGCAGGCCAATGGCCCGTCACGCTACCGCGCCGGCTGCGTTGAAACCCTGTATCCCGGCATGCACAGCGATGTCGGCGGCGGCTACCCGCCCGGCGAACAGGGCAAGAGCGTGGATAGTATCGATCCAGAAAACAGCCGACAGTTGCTATCCCAGATACCGCTGCACGATATGTACCGTGCCGCCTTCGAGGCCGGCGCGCCCTTGCAGGTGCCGGAGATCGCGCTGGCCGAGAACGAACGTCTGGACAAGTGCTGGCTGGTAATGGAGCGTGATACTCAGCTGGAGTTCATGGTCGCCCCGGAAGTCATCACCCGCTTCAACGCCTGGCTGGAACAAGCCCAGGCCGGCGGACTGGAAGACGTGTTGCGCGGCCAGATCGCCTGGATCACCGGCTGGCGCATCCACCGCTGGATCGCCGGGTCGCGCTGTATTTACGAGTACGAACATGATCAGGCGCGGCAGGACTATTTCAAGCGCTGCGACGGCAAGGACCAGCCCAAGCCGCTGCGCCAGGCGCTGGAGCGCGAGCATGGCCGGCAATTGCAGGAGGACCTGGCCCGGCGCGACAACAAGCCGCCGCCGACACTGTCGCCGGAGCAGCAGGAGCAGCGCGATAAGGACCTGACCTTGATCGCGGCGGCCCAGCAACGGGTCAATATCGACAAGGGTTTTGAGCCGGTGATCGACCAGCAGCAGCTGGAGCACGGCGCCAAGGACTTCCGCAAGGATTATGTGCCGGAGTGGCAGTTGTCCGGCGACCCCAGCAGCGTCATCGACGGAGTGCTGGACCTGCTGCTGGGCGGCACCGTTTACCTGCTCAACAGCGACGACGAGGCCGCCGAGTACGCCAGCATCCGCGAGGGCGGCCAGGCCAAGGAAAAAACCTTGTTCGGCCAACGCGAGCTGCGCGATCTGGTGCTGCTGTACGACGAGCACATCCACGATTCGCGCGCCTGGTTCATGTACTCCAGCTGGATTGGCTCCCGCGAGCCGTGGACCGACTACTTCCGCTACCGCACGGTGTTCTACGACGACGAATCCAACAAGCCGCTGTCGCCGCTGATGATAGCCGGCCGGGTGGTGGGGCTGGCGGTGACGCTGGGCAGCGTCGGCTTCGCGATCAAGCGCAAGGACCCGCGCTATCTGCTGGGTGTGATGCTGCCGTCGCTGGGCTTGCCGGTATTGAGCGGGCGCGGCTGGCCGCAGTGGCCGGCCGGGGCGCTGCCGGAGTTGAAGTTCACCGACCCGCAGAGCGGAGCGGCCTTGCCGATGGCGGAACTGGACCCGGCGTTGCGGGCCTTCAGCCAGCGGCCGGCGGCGGCGGAAGCGGCGCTCAGGGCGGCGTGGCGCGCCGAACCGCGGCTGCCGGAGTTCGGCGCCGAGCCGTGGCAGCCGACGCCGCTGATGCTAAGGGCCTGGGAGGCGCGTAAGCAGGACATGGCGGAACTGGAAGCCTGGCGCGCCTTGACGCCGCCGCACCCCAACGACCCGGATGCGCCGCCGCTTCCGCCGCGGCCGTGGTCATGGTGA
- a CDS encoding PAAR domain-containing protein, producing the protein MSRVIRQGDRLSSGGTVLQGSSLGGHLQQPLARKGDPVFCPLKDHGHNRIAEGAAHWLLDGRPVALEGHRCECGCTLLSSSDGIEVH; encoded by the coding sequence ATGTCCCGCGTGATTCGTCAGGGTGACCGCCTTAGCAGCGGCGGCACGGTATTGCAGGGCAGCAGCCTGGGCGGCCATCTCCAGCAGCCGCTGGCCCGCAAGGGCGACCCGGTGTTCTGCCCGTTGAAGGACCATGGCCATAACCGCATCGCCGAAGGCGCGGCGCACTGGTTGCTGGACGGCCGGCCGGTGGCGCTGGAAGGCCACCGCTGCGAATGCGGCTGCACGCTGCTCAGCAGCAGCGACGGCATCGAGGTGCATTGA
- a CDS encoding ImcF-related family protein, translated as MSAPSKPHGLLIMLLALALLLLLLGIPLWLYRDAWIGADAAGNSRPALWPLLSLAAAGLLAYGLFRLLKKQGLLSGLERVLRWGTPPPRLPDADAPTPPTPWAGLALIAQDWRQRPARQRPHWLLLCGAPEAVHQAVPALARQPWLETDGMVLIDASAAPPPGGWRRLRGRWRTPADAVIALLPDAADAAALAERAEQLSIACGWTLPLTLCQRAPDNAGPGIAGWPLPTLPANADGWAAQARAWADLLPLRGIPRHPGAAAQPFLLRCSQWLERELQGLASAWQRWRDGLAAPSAVKALALATWPADVRLWSGAISQGSAFAPRRRSRPWQRRLAAVIGALCLFWLAGMLVSAYQNHGLIAEAQAAVNAQPKTATLDSALRLQRLLEKLETRQQLGAPWSARFGLNRDAALLERLRPHYARAIGQALIVPARGRWAQQLQALNQTPSAELAADPARTEQGYQALKAYLTLDQPARAEPAFLAAQLAARNDGFSPALLRAMAQFYAERLAGQPAWRIPADAALAGASRQTLIGQLGRQQADDTRYQQILAEAEAKHPPQTLAALLPGQDLRGLWRSESSLPGVFTRKAWDEHLRAAFANAHRRQGSAGDWVLGAGEAGQGSAGKALEAALRQRYFADYARAWQQFLNAVSWQTEAKLAANAQQLQVYADPQRSPLRALMALVRDNARTGERVDSLGANLVDKAQALLGKADASAPQLEGATGKQEAAPLAQSFGPLLRLLEERQDGSALSLQRYLERVAATRLKLQQVAAAPDPDAAARALAQAVFQGKGGELAESRDYAAQLAASLGEDWQGLGRHLFLQPLDQSWHTLLQPAAASLNQLWDQSIVRPWQASFAGRYPFHRSDADASLPELGRFLHPGDGLVQQFVRQQLGGVLEQQGDQWSPDPAAAQALRFDLNFLNELNRLSRLSSLLYAQGDAGIRFELKPTATIGLEKTLLQLDQHSLHYFNQMTSWKALSWPGDPLKAGASLQWQTEKTGLRQTQDHPGRWGVLRLLEQAQREQIDRASWQLSWALPDGHQARYQLRSEAGAGPLALLQLIQFQLPARIFIVEPNSPPAAAKPARRPQP; from the coding sequence ATGAGCGCACCTTCAAAACCCCATGGCCTGCTGATCATGCTGTTGGCGCTGGCGCTGCTGCTCTTGTTGCTGGGCATCCCGCTCTGGCTGTACCGCGACGCCTGGATCGGCGCCGACGCCGCCGGCAACAGCCGCCCGGCCTTGTGGCCGCTGCTGTCCTTGGCCGCCGCCGGGCTGCTGGCTTACGGCCTGTTCCGCCTGCTCAAGAAGCAAGGTCTGCTGTCCGGCCTGGAACGGGTGCTGCGCTGGGGCACCCCGCCGCCCCGGCTGCCGGACGCCGATGCGCCGACCCCGCCCACTCCCTGGGCCGGCCTGGCGCTCATCGCCCAAGACTGGCGCCAGCGCCCGGCCCGGCAGCGTCCGCACTGGCTGCTGCTCTGCGGCGCGCCCGAGGCCGTCCACCAGGCGGTGCCGGCGCTGGCCCGGCAACCCTGGCTGGAAACCGACGGCATGGTCTTGATCGACGCCTCCGCCGCCCCGCCTCCAGGCGGCTGGCGGCGGCTGCGCGGACGCTGGCGGACGCCCGCCGACGCCGTCATCGCCCTGCTCCCCGACGCCGCCGACGCCGCCGCGCTGGCGGAGCGCGCCGAACAGCTGTCCATCGCCTGCGGCTGGACCCTGCCGCTGACCCTGTGTCAGCGCGCGCCCGACAACGCCGGCCCCGGCATCGCCGGCTGGCCCTTGCCCACGCTTCCCGCCAACGCCGACGGCTGGGCCGCTCAGGCCAGGGCCTGGGCCGATCTGCTTCCCTTGCGCGGCATTCCGCGTCACCCCGGCGCGGCGGCCCAGCCCTTTCTGCTGCGCTGCTCGCAGTGGCTGGAACGCGAGCTTCAGGGACTCGCCTCCGCCTGGCAGCGCTGGCGCGACGGCCTGGCCGCGCCCTCCGCCGTCAAGGCGCTGGCCTTGGCCACCTGGCCGGCCGACGTCCGGCTGTGGAGCGGCGCGATCAGCCAGGGCTCCGCCTTTGCCCCGCGCCGCCGCAGCCGCCCTTGGCAACGCCGGCTGGCCGCCGTCATCGGCGCGCTATGCCTGTTCTGGCTGGCCGGCATGCTGGTTTCCGCCTATCAAAACCATGGCTTGATCGCCGAGGCCCAGGCCGCCGTCAACGCCCAGCCCAAAACCGCCACGCTGGACAGCGCGCTGCGGCTGCAACGGTTGCTGGAGAAGCTGGAAACCCGCCAGCAACTCGGCGCGCCGTGGTCGGCCCGCTTCGGCCTGAACCGCGACGCCGCCTTGCTGGAGCGCTTGCGGCCGCATTACGCCCGCGCCATCGGCCAGGCGCTGATCGTACCGGCGCGCGGCCGCTGGGCGCAGCAGCTGCAAGCGCTGAACCAGACCCCCAGCGCGGAACTGGCCGCCGATCCGGCCCGGACCGAACAAGGCTATCAGGCGCTGAAAGCCTATCTGACGCTGGACCAGCCGGCGCGCGCCGAACCGGCCTTCCTCGCCGCCCAGCTGGCGGCGCGAAATGACGGTTTCTCCCCGGCGCTGCTGCGCGCCATGGCGCAGTTCTACGCCGAGCGGCTGGCCGGCCAGCCCGCCTGGCGCATCCCCGCCGACGCGGCGCTGGCCGGGGCCAGCCGCCAGACCCTGATCGGCCAGTTGGGCCGCCAACAGGCCGACGACACCCGCTATCAGCAGATCCTGGCCGAAGCCGAAGCCAAGCATCCGCCGCAGACGCTGGCCGCCTTGCTGCCGGGCCAGGACTTGCGCGGCCTGTGGCGCAGCGAATCCAGCCTGCCCGGCGTGTTCACCCGCAAAGCCTGGGACGAGCATCTGCGCGCCGCCTTCGCCAACGCGCACCGCCGCCAAGGCAGTGCCGGCGACTGGGTGCTGGGCGCCGGCGAGGCCGGTCAGGGCAGCGCCGGCAAGGCGCTGGAAGCCGCGCTGCGCCAGCGCTATTTCGCCGACTACGCCCGCGCCTGGCAACAATTCCTCAACGCGGTGTCCTGGCAGACGGAGGCCAAGCTGGCCGCCAACGCCCAGCAATTGCAGGTCTACGCCGATCCGCAGCGCTCGCCGCTGCGCGCCTTGATGGCGCTGGTGCGCGACAACGCCCGCACCGGCGAGCGCGTGGACAGCCTGGGCGCCAATCTGGTGGACAAGGCCCAGGCGCTGCTGGGCAAGGCCGACGCCAGCGCGCCGCAGCTGGAGGGGGCAACGGGCAAACAGGAAGCCGCGCCGCTGGCGCAAAGCTTCGGCCCGCTGCTGCGACTGCTGGAGGAACGCCAGGACGGCTCCGCGCTCAGCCTGCAACGCTATCTGGAGCGGGTGGCGGCCACCCGGCTCAAGTTGCAGCAAGTGGCCGCCGCGCCGGACCCGGACGCCGCCGCCCGCGCGCTGGCGCAGGCGGTGTTCCAGGGCAAGGGCGGCGAACTGGCCGAGAGCCGCGATTACGCCGCCCAATTGGCCGCCAGCCTGGGCGAAGACTGGCAGGGCCTGGGCCGGCACCTGTTCCTGCAACCCTTGGACCAATCCTGGCACACCCTGCTGCAACCGGCGGCGGCCAGCCTCAACCAGCTGTGGGACCAGAGCATTGTCCGGCCGTGGCAGGCCAGCTTCGCCGGCCGCTACCCCTTCCACCGCAGCGACGCCGACGCCTCCTTGCCGGAGCTGGGCCGTTTCCTGCACCCCGGCGACGGCCTGGTGCAGCAGTTCGTGCGCCAGCAATTGGGCGGGGTGCTGGAACAACAAGGCGATCAATGGTCGCCGGACCCGGCGGCGGCGCAGGCGCTGCGCTTCGACCTGAACTTCCTCAACGAATTGAACCGCCTGTCGCGGCTGTCCAGCCTGCTCTACGCCCAGGGCGACGCCGGCATCCGCTTCGAACTGAAGCCCACCGCCACCATCGGCCTGGAGAAAACCCTGCTGCAACTGGATCAGCACAGCCTGCACTACTTCAATCAGATGACAAGCTGGAAGGCGCTGAGCTGGCCCGGCGATCCGCTGAAGGCCGGCGCCAGCCTGCAATGGCAGACCGAGAAGACCGGCCTGCGCCAGACCCAGGACCATCCCGGCCGCTGGGGCGTGCTGCGCCTGCTGGAGCAGGCCCAGCGCGAACAGATTGACCGCGCCAGCTGGCAGTTGAGCTGGGCCTTGCCGGACGGGCATCAGGCACGCTACCAGCTGCGCAGCGAGGCCGGAGCCGGCCCGCTGGCCTTGTTGCAGCTGATCCAGTTCCAGCTGCCGGCGCGGATTTTTATCGTGGAGCCTAACTCGCCGCCCGCCGCGGCCAAGCCGGCCCGGCGGCCCCAACCTTGA
- the tssA gene encoding type VI secretion system protein TssA has protein sequence MSWVRALLGLNTAPEEEARQRLPRWAAWLKPISDAAPCGEDLSHDDEFQALKEEVTRLSGMNAPLALAHAETLLKTRGKDLRVAAYYACARLRQDGVAGLADGLELSAALLERYPDTVWPRQPARRRNALEWLASERFTDQLAVLADDDGEAWRRAAAALLLLQRLAADSPAPPLRLDALGRSLQPRLPSPAAGNAAMDAPAPAPTTADAPPPGADDVGSWRELLEQARRMAVFLRQQPEGQAAALRLLRAVRWEALSSPPPGDADGGSRLPPPRAELRQQLKRLLLQQQWRDLSERAESAFAEGANHWWLDLQRYAWLAYQHGGEMTAPLAELIRDDIQRLCQRLPGVEKLSFSDGSPFAEDATLEWLAQWRRPDSAALAAPAADDRADWPETETQAHAIAAQQGLPAAFAWVQALPAAAGGRERCLRQLLLARLAERHGRAEMAVHLLEALLRQADGHQLDVWEPELAFELLAQLARLLRQRMQRKDADRAALGQQLERLNARLAALDPARALSGALP, from the coding sequence GTGAGCTGGGTGCGCGCGCTGCTGGGCCTGAACACCGCGCCGGAAGAAGAAGCCCGCCAGCGGCTGCCGCGTTGGGCCGCCTGGCTGAAGCCGATTTCCGACGCCGCGCCCTGCGGCGAGGACCTGTCCCACGACGACGAGTTTCAGGCCTTGAAAGAGGAAGTGACCCGCCTCTCCGGCATGAACGCGCCGCTGGCCTTGGCGCATGCGGAAACCTTGCTGAAAACCCGCGGCAAGGATTTGCGCGTGGCCGCCTACTACGCCTGCGCCCGGCTGCGCCAGGACGGCGTGGCCGGCCTGGCGGACGGGCTGGAGCTGAGCGCCGCCTTGCTGGAGCGCTACCCGGACACGGTCTGGCCGCGCCAGCCGGCGCGGCGGCGCAATGCGCTGGAGTGGTTGGCCAGCGAACGCTTCACCGATCAGCTGGCGGTGCTGGCAGACGACGACGGCGAAGCGTGGCGGCGGGCCGCGGCCGCCTTGCTGCTGCTGCAGCGGCTCGCGGCCGACAGCCCGGCGCCGCCGCTGCGGCTGGATGCCCTGGGCCGCAGCCTTCAACCGCGCCTGCCAAGCCCCGCCGCCGGCAATGCGGCCATGGACGCGCCCGCCCCCGCCCCCACAACGGCCGACGCGCCGCCGCCGGGCGCCGACGATGTCGGCTCCTGGCGCGAACTGCTGGAGCAGGCGCGCCGGATGGCGGTGTTTCTGCGCCAACAGCCGGAAGGCCAGGCCGCCGCCCTGCGCCTGCTGCGCGCCGTGCGCTGGGAGGCGCTGAGCAGCCCGCCGCCCGGCGACGCCGACGGCGGCAGCCGGCTGCCGCCGCCGCGCGCCGAGCTGCGCCAGCAACTGAAGCGCCTGCTCTTGCAACAACAATGGCGGGATTTGAGCGAGCGGGCGGAAAGCGCCTTCGCGGAAGGAGCCAATCACTGGTGGCTGGACCTGCAGCGTTACGCCTGGCTGGCCTACCAGCACGGCGGCGAAATGACCGCGCCGCTGGCGGAGCTGATCCGCGACGATATTCAACGGCTGTGCCAGCGGCTGCCCGGCGTGGAGAAACTGAGCTTCAGCGACGGCAGTCCGTTCGCGGAGGACGCCACGCTGGAATGGCTGGCGCAATGGCGGCGGCCGGACTCCGCCGCTCTCGCCGCGCCGGCGGCGGACGACCGCGCGGACTGGCCGGAAACCGAAACCCAGGCCCACGCCATCGCCGCGCAGCAGGGCTTGCCCGCCGCCTTCGCCTGGGTGCAGGCCCTGCCCGCCGCCGCGGGCGGCCGCGAACGCTGCCTGCGGCAATTGTTGCTGGCCCGGCTGGCGGAACGCCACGGCCGCGCCGAAATGGCCGTCCATTTGCTGGAGGCGCTGCTGCGCCAGGCGGACGGCCACCAGTTGGACGTCTGGGAACCGGAGCTGGCCTTCGAACTGCTGGCGCAGTTGGCGCGGCTGCTGCGCCAACGCATGCAGCGCAAGGACGCGGACCGCGCCGCCCTGGGCCAGCAACTGGAACGGCTCAACGCGCGCCTGGCCGCGCTGGACCCGGCCCGGGCGCTGTCCGGGGCCTTGCCGTGA